One genomic region from Alteromonas pelagimontana encodes:
- a CDS encoding L-serine ammonia-lyase has product MISVFDMFSVGIGPSSSHTVGPMRAGAEFVSQLDNDGLLDALTTVKVELFGSLGQTGKGHGTGKAVILGLLGENPETIDVDLIDSTLETIEREQRITLNGRHSVKFPNKNAITFHRRKTLPRHANALTFFAMKGDETVREQTYYSIGGGFIIKDEEFEAVKDNALSVQAKVPFPFKSAAELMEMCKANGLCISSLMLKNEAVHRPAHEVKEKLFGIWQVMKACIQRGIESEGILPGGLKVVRRAPGLYRRLQTEHTTDPMQTMDWVNLFALAVNEENAAGGRVVTAPTNGAAGIIPAVLQYVDKFIRPVDAETASRFLLTAGAIGILYKENASISGAEVGCQGEVGVACSMAAGALAEIMGGTVASVENAAEIGMEHNLGLTCDPVGGLVQVPCIERNAMGAIKAINASRLALRGSGEHKVSLDKVIKTMRETGNDMKTKYKETARGGLAVNIIEC; this is encoded by the coding sequence ATGATAAGCGTATTCGATATGTTCAGTGTCGGCATCGGCCCTTCCAGCTCCCATACCGTGGGACCAATGCGGGCTGGGGCTGAGTTTGTCTCTCAACTGGACAATGATGGCTTGCTTGACGCGTTGACAACGGTAAAGGTTGAGCTTTTTGGCTCGCTAGGCCAAACAGGAAAAGGGCATGGTACTGGCAAGGCGGTAATATTAGGCTTACTAGGCGAAAATCCGGAAACTATCGATGTTGATCTTATCGACAGTACATTGGAAACCATCGAGCGTGAACAGCGAATTACTCTCAATGGACGACATAGTGTAAAATTTCCCAATAAAAATGCTATTACTTTTCATCGACGCAAAACACTTCCCCGCCATGCTAACGCATTAACATTTTTCGCTATGAAAGGCGATGAGACCGTGCGAGAGCAAACCTATTATAGTATTGGTGGCGGTTTTATTATCAAAGATGAAGAGTTTGAAGCCGTAAAAGATAATGCACTGTCGGTGCAGGCTAAAGTTCCCTTTCCGTTTAAAAGCGCCGCCGAACTGATGGAAATGTGTAAAGCCAACGGATTATGTATCAGTTCGCTGATGTTAAAAAACGAGGCCGTACATCGACCTGCTCATGAAGTCAAAGAAAAACTTTTTGGTATTTGGCAGGTGATGAAGGCCTGTATTCAGCGGGGAATTGAAAGTGAGGGTATTTTGCCCGGAGGCCTGAAAGTGGTGCGTCGCGCGCCGGGCCTATATCGACGGTTGCAAACGGAACACACAACTGATCCTATGCAAACGATGGACTGGGTTAACTTATTTGCGCTTGCGGTAAACGAAGAAAATGCCGCTGGCGGTCGCGTGGTAACGGCTCCGACAAATGGCGCGGCTGGCATTATTCCGGCGGTGTTACAATACGTCGACAAGTTTATTCGGCCGGTAGATGCAGAAACCGCAAGCCGGTTTTTGCTGACCGCCGGTGCCATAGGAATTCTTTATAAAGAAAATGCCTCGATTTCTGGAGCCGAGGTGGGTTGCCAGGGCGAAGTCGGCGTTGCTTGTTCTATGGCGGCAGGCGCATTGGCAGAAATTATGGGAGGTACTGTAGCTTCAGTAGAAAATGCGGCAGAAATTGGTATGGAGCATAATCTGGGGCTAACCTGTGATCCGGTCGGGGGGCTGGTACAAGTTCCATGTATCGAACGCAATGCCATGGGTGCCATAAAAGCCATTAATGCTTCGCGTCTGGCATTGCGCGGCAGCGGCGAACATAAAGTGTCGCTGGATAAAGTAATAAAAACGATGCGTGAGACGGGTAACGACATGAAAACAAAATATAAAGAGACCGCGCGAGGCGGCTTGGCTGTCAACATTATTGAGTGCTAA
- the cysB gene encoding HTH-type transcriptional regulator CysB: MKLQQLRYIVEVQNNNLNVSATAESLYTSQPGISKQVRMLEDELGVQIFGRSGKHLTHVTDAGRDVINIAREILAKVESIKAVAREHTLPDQGKLNIATTHTQARYALPDVIQGFMNKYPKVSLHMHQGTPSQISDLAAKGEADFAIATEALHLYNDLVMLPCYHWNRSVIVNKDHPLSKKSSIDISDIAKYPLVTYVFGFTGRSELDHAFERAGLTPKIVFTATDADVIKTYVRLGVGIGVIASMAVSEDLDADLVKIDASHLFDYSTTKIGFRKGSFLRSYMFDFIERFAPHLTKDKVEKAMMLKNNDEVEKMFKGVTLPVK, translated from the coding sequence ATGAAATTACAGCAGCTGCGGTATATTGTTGAAGTTCAAAACAATAACTTAAACGTGTCAGCAACAGCAGAAAGCCTTTATACGTCTCAGCCAGGGATCAGTAAACAGGTACGCATGCTGGAAGATGAACTGGGCGTACAAATATTTGGCCGAAGCGGTAAACATCTTACGCATGTAACCGATGCGGGGCGTGATGTGATTAATATTGCCCGGGAAATTCTCGCAAAAGTAGAAAGCATCAAGGCCGTGGCCCGTGAACACACGTTACCTGACCAAGGCAAGCTGAATATTGCCACCACCCACACTCAGGCCCGTTACGCGTTACCAGATGTAATACAGGGCTTTATGAACAAATACCCGAAAGTCTCCTTGCACATGCATCAGGGTACGCCATCGCAGATTTCCGATCTTGCTGCTAAAGGCGAGGCAGATTTCGCCATTGCTACAGAGGCGCTGCATCTCTACAACGATTTGGTAATGCTGCCATGCTACCATTGGAATCGCAGTGTCATCGTTAACAAAGACCATCCACTTTCCAAAAAATCGTCAATTGATATCAGTGATATCGCGAAATACCCGTTAGTGACTTATGTCTTTGGTTTCACTGGTCGCTCCGAACTGGATCATGCCTTTGAGCGGGCAGGTTTAACACCCAAGATTGTGTTTACGGCGACTGATGCTGACGTCATCAAAACTTATGTGCGTCTGGGTGTGGGAATTGGCGTGATTGCATCTATGGCCGTGAGCGAAGATCTGGACGCTGACTTAGTGAAAATTGATGCTAGCCATTTGTTTGACTACAGCACTACCAAAATCGGCTTTCGCAAAGGTTCTTTTTTGCGTAGCTACATGTTCGATTTTATCGAACGCTTTGCGCCACATTTGACTAAAGACAAAGTGGAAAAGGCAATGATGCTAAAGAACAACGATGAAGTGGAGAAAATGTTCAAAGGCGTCACGCTGCCCGTGAAATGA
- the rmuC gene encoding DNA recombination protein RmuC, protein MFAVEVYEIAWALAGLAVGAAVATFLAKRKQSQDQLSWERDKELVAQQYEQLKSSTQVQIDARDEELFHSRERIYQAQNQLGQLNQKATQLHQLEDEHASLKEELKVVQREFSALQTQYESQRASFSEVQRAHEEKLEIMNAAEQRLQVQFENLANQIFEQKSESFTKLNKSGIEALLTPLKEQIEGFKQQVSDQYIREGQERASLKTEIMTLKELNQKITEEASALTMALKGDNKKQGNWGEVVLERILKESGLREGHEFETQVSVRSEAGKLQQPDVVVHLPNDKDVIIDAKVSLSAYERFFNANDDSERARCLSEHVASIRNHIKGLGNKDYHELTALKTLDYVLMFIPIEPAFLLAVEEAPELISLALNHNIMLVSPTNLLVALRTINNIWQYEYQNQNAQKIAAHAGKLYDKFTGFVADMEKIGRSLEVTQKHFDGAFSKLSSGRGNMIRQVEQFRALGVQPSKRLPNDLALQDADPDDE, encoded by the coding sequence ATGTTTGCTGTTGAGGTTTATGAAATAGCCTGGGCATTAGCGGGTTTGGCTGTTGGCGCGGCCGTAGCGACCTTTCTGGCTAAAAGAAAGCAAAGTCAGGATCAACTGTCCTGGGAGCGAGATAAAGAACTTGTAGCGCAGCAATACGAGCAACTGAAAAGCAGCACGCAGGTGCAGATTGATGCCAGGGATGAAGAACTTTTCCATAGTCGGGAGAGAATTTATCAGGCGCAAAACCAGCTCGGTCAGTTAAACCAGAAAGCCACACAACTTCATCAGCTTGAAGATGAACACGCCTCATTAAAAGAAGAATTAAAAGTTGTTCAGCGTGAGTTTTCAGCACTGCAAACTCAATACGAGTCACAACGCGCCAGTTTTTCTGAAGTGCAACGCGCGCATGAGGAGAAGCTTGAAATCATGAATGCAGCAGAGCAGCGTCTGCAGGTCCAGTTTGAAAATCTCGCGAATCAGATTTTTGAGCAAAAAAGTGAAAGTTTTACCAAGCTCAATAAATCAGGTATTGAAGCGTTGCTCACTCCGCTTAAAGAACAGATTGAAGGGTTTAAGCAGCAGGTTAGTGATCAATACATTCGTGAAGGGCAGGAGCGGGCGTCACTAAAAACGGAAATAATGACGCTTAAAGAACTTAATCAAAAAATTACCGAAGAAGCCAGTGCGCTGACAATGGCTTTAAAAGGCGACAATAAAAAGCAAGGGAACTGGGGCGAAGTTGTGCTCGAACGAATTTTAAAAGAGTCAGGACTACGTGAAGGGCATGAATTTGAAACCCAGGTTTCAGTGCGCTCTGAAGCGGGCAAGCTGCAACAGCCCGATGTAGTGGTGCATTTACCCAATGATAAAGATGTCATCATTGATGCTAAAGTCAGTCTTTCTGCTTATGAACGCTTTTTTAATGCTAATGACGACAGTGAGCGCGCCCGATGCCTCAGTGAACACGTAGCGTCTATCCGCAACCACATCAAAGGCTTGGGCAATAAAGATTATCACGAGCTAACAGCGCTGAAAACGCTGGATTACGTGCTGATGTTTATTCCCATTGAGCCTGCCTTTTTGCTCGCGGTGGAAGAGGCGCCGGAACTTATATCACTGGCGTTAAATCACAACATTATGCTGGTAAGCCCAACTAATCTGCTGGTTGCCCTAAGAACGATTAATAATATTTGGCAGTATGAGTACCAGAACCAGAATGCACAGAAAATTGCTGCTCATGCAGGCAAACTGTATGACAAATTTACCGGATTTGTTGCGGATATGGAGAAAATTGGCCGTTCACTGGAAGTGACGCAAAAGCACTTCGATGGCGCTTTTAGCAAACTGTCCAGTGGCCGGGGGAATATGATCCGGCAGGTAGAGCAGTTCAGGGCGCTGGGCGTACAGCCGAGCAAGCGGCTACCCAATGATCTTGCGTTACAGGATGCGGATCCCGATGAC
- a CDS encoding fumarate hydratase gives MTVIRQQDFIDSIEDALQFISYYHPLDYVKAVEKAYLKEQSQAAKDAMAQILINSRMSAEGKRPLCQDTGIVTCFVKIGMAVTWDKHDLTVQQMVDEGTRRAYNNADNPLRASIVADPAGARINTKDNTPAVVHIDMVPGDKIEVMIAAKGGGSENKSKMVMLNPSDDIAEWVEKTLPTMGAGWCPPGMLGIGIGGTAEKAAVLAKESLMDPVDIQELMDRGAQTTEEKLRLEIFKRVNNLGIGAQGLGGLTTVVDVKIKSLPTHAASKPVAMIPNCAATRHAHFYLDGSGPAELKAPKLEEWPEVTWEVSADTRRVNLDTVTKADIQDWKVGETVLLSGKMLTGRDAAHKRIQTMLNNGEGLPEGVDLTNRFIYYVGPVDAVGNEVVGPAGPTTATRMDKFTDMMLEQTGLIGMIGKAERGPATVDSIAKHQSVYLMAVGGAAYLVSKAIKKSRVVAFEDLGMEAIYEFDVEDMPVTVAVDSTGANAHKTGPAIWKAKIEELDKALSK, from the coding sequence ATGACCGTTATTCGTCAACAAGACTTTATAGATAGTATTGAAGATGCCTTGCAATTTATCTCGTATTATCACCCTCTGGATTATGTAAAAGCCGTCGAAAAGGCCTATTTGAAAGAGCAAAGCCAGGCAGCTAAAGATGCGATGGCGCAAATCCTCATCAACTCCCGTATGTCCGCTGAGGGTAAACGGCCTTTGTGTCAGGATACCGGCATTGTAACCTGTTTTGTGAAAATCGGCATGGCGGTAACCTGGGATAAACACGATCTGACTGTTCAACAAATGGTCGATGAAGGAACGCGTCGCGCCTATAACAACGCCGATAATCCGTTGCGGGCTTCTATTGTTGCTGACCCTGCAGGAGCGCGAATAAATACCAAAGACAATACACCTGCCGTTGTTCACATTGATATGGTGCCGGGGGATAAAATTGAGGTAATGATTGCGGCAAAAGGTGGCGGTTCGGAAAACAAATCTAAAATGGTGATGCTAAACCCTAGCGATGATATTGCTGAATGGGTGGAAAAAACGCTGCCGACAATGGGCGCGGGCTGGTGTCCGCCGGGAATGCTGGGTATAGGCATTGGCGGTACTGCAGAAAAAGCGGCGGTACTGGCAAAAGAAAGTCTGATGGATCCCGTGGATATTCAGGAATTAATGGACCGGGGCGCGCAGACAACTGAAGAAAAGCTGCGATTGGAAATCTTTAAACGCGTGAATAACCTTGGTATCGGCGCGCAAGGCCTCGGCGGTTTAACAACAGTGGTCGATGTAAAAATAAAATCGCTGCCGACGCACGCGGCCTCTAAGCCAGTGGCTATGATCCCTAACTGCGCCGCTACCCGTCACGCTCATTTTTATTTGGATGGCAGTGGGCCGGCCGAATTAAAAGCACCGAAACTGGAAGAGTGGCCAGAAGTGACCTGGGAAGTGAGCGCAGATACTCGCCGGGTCAATCTAGATACTGTCACCAAAGCCGATATTCAGGATTGGAAAGTTGGCGAAACGGTGTTGCTGTCGGGCAAAATGCTTACAGGCCGTGACGCGGCGCACAAGCGTATTCAAACCATGTTGAACAATGGCGAAGGTTTACCCGAAGGCGTCGATTTAACCAATCGCTTTATCTATTATGTTGGGCCGGTTGATGCGGTGGGCAACGAAGTTGTTGGTCCTGCTGGCCCTACAACTGCCACGCGCATGGACAAGTTTACCGATATGATGCTGGAGCAAACCGGCTTAATTGGCATGATTGGTAAGGCAGAAAGAGGTCCGGCGACAGTGGACTCTATCGCCAAACACCAATCAGTTTATCTTATGGCTGTAGGCGGAGCGGCTTATCTGGTATCTAAAGCTATTAAGAAATCCCGCGTGGTGGCCTTTGAAGACTTAGGAATGGAAGCCATTTATGAGTTTGATGTCGAGGATATGCCGGTAACGGTTGCGGTGGACAGCACCGGCGCTAACGCGCATAAAACGGGTCCGGCGATTTGGAAGGCAAAAATAGAGGAGCTGGACAAGGCCCTATCTAAATAG
- a CDS encoding CoA pyrophosphatase, with protein MHKAEFIRRFHHIQAVALEPDYPLRSKGRPAAVLIPLVDKPDGLHVLLTERAHHLRHHPGQISFPGGAVDPSDASIFDAAIREAQEEIGLPSQNISIVGALPVYRTISGYTITPVVGFVDPDFETKLDANEVASAFDVPLAFLMDRQNHLAHHTHRHGETFPIYFIPWQDRMIWGATAAMLRNLSFYLAE; from the coding sequence GTGCATAAAGCGGAATTCATTCGACGCTTTCATCATATTCAAGCCGTTGCTCTGGAGCCTGACTATCCCTTACGCAGTAAAGGACGACCTGCTGCGGTATTGATTCCGCTTGTGGACAAGCCTGATGGTTTACATGTATTACTTACCGAAAGAGCGCATCATTTACGTCACCACCCCGGGCAAATCAGTTTTCCCGGCGGTGCTGTTGACCCTTCAGACGCCAGCATATTTGATGCAGCGATACGCGAGGCGCAGGAAGAAATCGGTCTTCCTTCCCAAAACATCAGTATTGTGGGAGCTTTACCTGTCTACCGCACGATAAGTGGATATACCATTACCCCGGTAGTGGGTTTCGTTGATCCTGACTTTGAAACCAAACTTGATGCTAACGAAGTGGCCAGCGCCTTTGATGTTCCCTTAGCATTTTTAATGGATCGGCAGAATCATCTTGCTCACCATACTCATCGTCATGGTGAGACATTTCCTATCTATTTTATTCCCTGGCAAGACCGAATGATATGGGGAGCCACCGCTGCAATGTTACGAAACCTCTCATTTTACTTAGCTGAATAG
- the pabB gene encoding aminodeoxychorismate synthase component I translates to MYARFSKELKISVLPESSGMTLHTLFERIQLQPGSVLLDTANNRSSNSRFNIMLWEPVFLVTAEQGQTLLTDCLEQTTTILEEKPLAAVQRVTDTFFAGVNIEAQSHTYADFLPFLAGAAGLCGYDLGRYYESLPSHALADYACPDMAIGIYPRSLIEDTTTGIIYDCRLTNLSQIEVGNWGISPDSEIAPKTAPFSLTQPWQSNLSKGQYTDALHRIGKYLRAGDCYQVNMAQRFSAPYTGDEWQAYVYLSQQNQAPFSAFVRLAEACVMSISPERFLAVKESQVETKPIKGTRPRYSDPQLDKASAEALLSAEKDRAENLMIVDLLRNDLSKHCKAGSVKVPDLFKLESYAAVHHMVSTVLGELNERSTPLDLLTGAFPGGSITGAPKIRAMEIIDELEPHRRNVYCGSIFYLGFRQDMDSSILIRTLLAENGVLHCWAGGGIVLDSDADAEYQETLDKVSRILPALEKYGA, encoded by the coding sequence ATGTACGCACGCTTTTCAAAAGAACTAAAAATTTCTGTACTGCCAGAGTCTTCCGGTATGACTTTGCATACCCTGTTTGAACGCATTCAGCTTCAGCCGGGTTCTGTATTGCTGGATACCGCCAATAACCGCAGTAGCAACAGCCGATTCAATATCATGCTATGGGAGCCAGTATTTTTAGTGACAGCGGAACAAGGACAGACGCTGCTAACGGATTGTCTTGAGCAAACGACGACAATACTGGAAGAAAAGCCTTTGGCCGCGGTCCAGCGAGTGACAGACACATTTTTTGCTGGCGTTAATATTGAAGCGCAGAGCCATACCTACGCAGATTTTCTTCCCTTTCTCGCCGGTGCTGCAGGATTGTGTGGTTATGATCTTGGCCGCTACTATGAATCGTTACCGTCTCACGCATTGGCGGATTACGCTTGTCCTGATATGGCAATTGGCATTTATCCGCGCTCTTTAATAGAAGATACCACCACGGGTATCATTTACGATTGCAGGCTTACCAATCTGTCGCAAATAGAGGTTGGCAACTGGGGCATTTCTCCTGACTCAGAGATCGCTCCAAAAACCGCTCCTTTTTCCCTCACGCAGCCCTGGCAATCTAATCTTAGCAAAGGCCAGTACACCGACGCGTTACATCGTATTGGAAAATACTTAAGAGCTGGCGACTGTTATCAGGTAAACATGGCGCAGCGGTTTTCGGCCCCGTACACTGGTGATGAATGGCAAGCATACGTTTATCTTAGTCAACAAAATCAGGCGCCTTTTTCCGCTTTTGTCCGGTTAGCCGAAGCCTGCGTTATGAGTATTTCTCCTGAACGTTTTCTTGCGGTAAAGGAAAGCCAGGTGGAAACCAAGCCGATTAAAGGCACCCGCCCAAGATATAGCGATCCGCAATTAGATAAAGCCAGCGCAGAGGCATTGTTGTCCGCAGAAAAAGATCGGGCAGAAAATCTGATGATCGTTGACCTGCTACGCAACGATTTAAGTAAGCATTGTAAAGCCGGCAGCGTAAAAGTACCCGACCTCTTCAAACTGGAAAGTTACGCGGCGGTGCATCATATGGTAAGTACCGTACTTGGTGAACTCAACGAACGTTCGACGCCCCTTGATCTGTTGACGGGTGCGTTTCCCGGTGGTTCGATTACTGGCGCGCCAAAAATTCGGGCAATGGAAATTATTGATGAACTTGAGCCGCATAGGCGCAACGTCTATTGTGGCAGCATTTTCTATTTAGGTTTTCGACAAGATATGGACTCAAGCATTCTTATCCGTACGTTATTGGCAGAAAACGGCGTGCTTCACTGCTGGGCGGGCGGCGGCATAGTGCTGGATTCTGACGCTGACGCTGAATATCAGGAAACATTGGATAAAGTGTCGCGGATATTACCGGCTTTGGAGAAATACGGTGCATAA